A single Altererythrobacter sp. BO-6 DNA region contains:
- a CDS encoding YbgC/FadM family acyl-CoA thioesterase, giving the protein MVMPNPPGGVFDSARHLYAVRVYYEDTDLSGITYHANYLRWFERARSDLLRMLEIDQRAAIEAGEGAYAVSEINLKYLRPAKLDDDVVIETTCTELGAASCRMHQRAVRGEELLSEATLRVGFITPDGRPRRQPDEWRAAFRNFMEDNLA; this is encoded by the coding sequence ATGGTCATGCCCAATCCCCCCGGTGGCGTTTTCGATAGCGCGCGGCATCTTTATGCCGTGCGGGTCTATTACGAAGACACCGATCTTTCGGGGATTACCTATCACGCCAACTATTTGCGCTGGTTCGAACGCGCCCGGTCTGACCTGTTGCGGATGCTGGAGATCGACCAGCGCGCCGCGATCGAAGCGGGTGAGGGCGCCTATGCGGTGTCCGAAATCAACCTCAAGTACCTGCGCCCGGCAAAACTCGACGACGATGTGGTGATAGAGACCACCTGCACCGAGCTGGGCGCCGCAAGCTGCCGCATGCACCAGCGCGCGGTGCGCGGCGAAGAGCTGTTAAGCGAAGCGACATTGCGCGTCGGCTTTATCACGCCTGACGGGCGCCCGCGCCGCCAGCCTGACGAATGGCGCGCGGCGTTCAGGAATTTCATGGAAGACAATCTCGCATGA
- a CDS encoding phosphoribosyl-ATP diphosphatase, producing the protein MEVSDTLSRLEQVIAERRSASPDSSYVAQLNAKGLPKIAQKLGEEATEAVIAALSGSREELVGESADVLFHLLVLLSAKDIPLADVLAELDRRDGVSGLDEKAARSE; encoded by the coding sequence ATAGAAGTGTCGGATACGCTCTCCAGACTCGAACAGGTCATCGCCGAGCGCCGCAGCGCTTCGCCTGACAGCAGCTATGTCGCTCAGCTCAACGCGAAGGGCCTGCCCAAGATCGCGCAGAAACTTGGCGAGGAAGCGACCGAGGCGGTGATTGCCGCGCTGTCAGGCAGCCGCGAAGAGCTGGTCGGCGAAAGCGCCGATGTGCTGTTCCACCTGCTGGTGCTGCTCAGCGCGAAAGATATCCCGCTGGCCGATGTTCTGGCCGAACTTGACCGGCGCGACGGAGTGTCCGGCCTCGACGAGAAAGCCGCACGGAGCGAATAA
- a CDS encoding amidohydrolase family protein encodes MGVVREHLEFLAAKVVQQANCSDLAKQSMGKSVKLLPHAEDRTIMPLRSLSRRGLLRIGASGALLAASSGKFPSALAATPGLDETRDFVLEPGMVLRWQNGEPLIERDIQILVRGGRIEAVQTKPLPASIPRLEMSNCLLLPGFISGHTHVSAGTPTRGLIESGRSDLRPLELVEALLDNEELDALTEYNLAELLLSGCTTQLEMSCTLRQAESYVRVASRFGARGYPGAMLPNLTRLGPIITATGDGALYQAEAGTLEEIEQNLAFGRKYGGAADGRIMPMMSPMAADFHTPETMKAIAKAASELGTGIHTHLAWHPMENPTMQRRWGRTSAQWLDDFGLLDGPFFGAHMGYPDWSVDAPLLSQKGAIYAHCPGMSGLGGKTQPYPEALGHGIRTNVGIDTHSNNYLEVLKLAVITGQARYHLLKNNSELPIVEPTMLEAIKGATLYPAEALGRSDLGRIEEGALADLIAVDVSGFLVGAGALPPEPLNNLLYASGPQVRHVMTQGRLQVRNGQLQVADGTAVMQRGGKVIQKIWTALQAEGWLPS; translated from the coding sequence ATGGGCGTGGTGCGAGAGCATCTGGAATTTCTCGCGGCAAAAGTTGTCCAACAGGCGAACTGTTCTGATCTAGCCAAGCAAAGCATGGGAAAGTCGGTCAAACTGCTTCCCCACGCAGAAGATCGGACCATTATGCCATTGAGAAGTCTATCGCGCAGAGGGCTACTGAGAATTGGCGCGAGCGGCGCGCTTCTGGCCGCTTCGTCTGGCAAGTTCCCATCGGCACTGGCAGCGACACCTGGTCTCGATGAGACTCGCGACTTCGTGCTTGAGCCGGGCATGGTGCTGCGCTGGCAGAATGGCGAGCCCTTGATCGAGCGTGACATCCAAATTCTTGTACGGGGCGGACGTATTGAGGCCGTCCAGACCAAACCTCTGCCTGCTTCGATCCCGCGGCTTGAAATGAGCAACTGCCTGCTGCTTCCGGGTTTTATCAGCGGCCACACCCATGTCTCGGCAGGGACCCCAACACGCGGACTGATCGAGTCCGGGCGGTCTGACTTAAGACCTCTGGAACTGGTGGAGGCGTTGCTCGACAACGAGGAACTCGACGCTCTAACCGAGTATAATCTCGCCGAACTCTTGTTGAGTGGTTGCACCACGCAGCTTGAAATGAGTTGCACCCTGCGACAGGCAGAATCCTATGTGCGCGTCGCATCTCGGTTTGGCGCGAGAGGCTATCCCGGGGCAATGCTCCCCAACCTCACCCGGCTTGGTCCGATCATCACTGCAACCGGTGACGGCGCATTGTACCAAGCGGAGGCGGGTACGCTTGAGGAGATTGAACAGAACCTCGCATTCGGACGGAAATACGGCGGCGCAGCAGATGGCCGGATCATGCCGATGATGTCGCCGATGGCAGCTGATTTCCATACGCCAGAGACCATGAAAGCCATCGCCAAGGCCGCGAGCGAACTGGGCACTGGAATACATACGCACCTCGCATGGCACCCGATGGAAAATCCGACCATGCAGCGGCGCTGGGGGCGAACCTCAGCACAGTGGCTTGATGATTTTGGCCTTTTGGACGGTCCGTTTTTCGGCGCACACATGGGCTATCCGGATTGGAGTGTGGATGCGCCCCTTCTCAGCCAGAAAGGCGCGATATACGCGCATTGTCCCGGAATGAGCGGCCTTGGTGGCAAGACCCAGCCTTATCCTGAGGCATTAGGTCACGGTATCAGGACCAATGTCGGGATCGATACTCATTCCAACAACTATCTCGAAGTACTCAAGCTGGCGGTGATCACGGGGCAAGCGCGGTATCACCTCCTCAAGAACAATTCGGAGCTGCCAATTGTGGAGCCAACGATGCTTGAGGCGATCAAGGGCGCCACGCTCTATCCGGCAGAGGCGCTGGGACGAAGTGATCTGGGACGGATCGAGGAAGGCGCCTTGGCTGATCTGATCGCGGTCGACGTTAGTGGATTCCTTGTAGGTGCAGGAGCATTGCCGCCTGAACCGCTCAACAACCTTTTGTATGCAAGTGGCCCGCAAGTGCGACACGTGATGACGCAAGGCCGCCTGCAAGTCCGCAACGGTCAGTTACAGGTCGCTGATGGCACGGCTGTCATGCAGCGTGGCGGAAAGGTAATTCAGAAAATCTGGACGGCGCTGCAAGCTGAAGGTTGGTTGCCATCATGA
- a CDS encoding histidine triad nucleotide-binding protein encodes MPIDATQPYDDNNIFAKILRGEIPSTKVYEDEWAYAFEDINPQAAIHTLVIPKGRYVSWDDFSTKASADEIAGFIRAVGEVARAKGLVEPGYRLLANIGGHGHQEVPHLHVHIFGGHPLGPMLSK; translated from the coding sequence ATGCCGATCGACGCGACCCAGCCCTATGATGACAACAATATCTTTGCGAAGATCCTGCGCGGGGAAATTCCCTCGACCAAGGTTTATGAAGACGAATGGGCCTATGCCTTCGAGGATATCAACCCGCAGGCCGCGATCCATACGCTGGTGATCCCCAAGGGGCGCTATGTCAGCTGGGACGATTTTTCGACCAAGGCGAGCGCCGATGAAATCGCCGGTTTCATCCGCGCGGTGGGCGAAGTGGCGCGGGCGAAGGGGCTGGTCGAGCCGGGCTATCGCCTGCTCGCCAATATCGGCGGGCACGGGCATCAGGAAGTGCCGCATTTGCATGTCCACATCTTCGGCGGGCATCCGCTGGGGCCAATGCTCTCGAAATAA
- the hisF gene encoding imidazole glycerol phosphate synthase subunit HisF, whose translation MTVRIRVIPCLDVADGRVVKGVNFVDLKDAGDPVEQAKAYDEAGADELCFLDISASHEGRGTLLDIVRRTAEVCFMPLTVGGGVRSVEDARALLLAGADKVAVNSAAVARPELVGEIAAKFGSQCVVASIDARRSGAGWQIYTHGGRKPAGIDAVEHAVKLAELGAGELLVTSMDGDGTQAGYDLALIREIADSVNVPVVASGGVGTLQHLVEGVTLGHASAVLAASIFHFGTYSISEAHAALRAVGLPARGV comes from the coding sequence ATGACCGTCCGCATCCGCGTCATTCCCTGCCTCGACGTCGCCGACGGGCGCGTGGTCAAGGGCGTCAACTTCGTCGATCTGAAGGACGCGGGCGATCCGGTCGAGCAGGCCAAGGCCTATGACGAGGCCGGCGCGGATGAACTGTGCTTCCTCGACATCTCCGCCAGCCACGAAGGGCGCGGCACGCTGCTCGATATCGTGCGGCGCACGGCGGAGGTGTGCTTCATGCCGCTCACCGTGGGCGGCGGGGTGCGCAGTGTCGAGGATGCCCGCGCGCTGCTGCTGGCCGGGGCAGACAAGGTGGCGGTCAATTCCGCCGCGGTTGCCCGGCCCGAACTGGTCGGTGAAATTGCCGCGAAATTCGGCAGCCAGTGCGTGGTCGCCAGCATCGATGCACGGCGCAGCGGCGCGGGCTGGCAGATTTATACCCATGGCGGGCGCAAGCCGGCTGGCATCGATGCGGTCGAGCATGCGGTGAAGTTGGCCGAGCTGGGCGCAGGCGAATTGCTCGTCACTTCGATGGATGGCGACGGCACGCAGGCCGGATACGATCTGGCGCTGATCCGCGAGATTGCCGACAGCGTCAACGTGCCGGTGGTTGCCAGCGGCGGGGTGGGCACGCTGCAGCATCTGGTCGAAGGGGTGACGCTGGGCCATGCCAGCGCGGTGCTGGCCGCCTCGATCTTCCACTTCGGCACCTATTCGATATCCGAGGCGCATGCAGCGCTGCGGGCTGTCGGCCTCCCGGCCCGAGGCGTTTAA
- the hisA gene encoding 1-(5-phosphoribosyl)-5-[(5-phosphoribosylamino)methylideneamino]imidazole-4-carboxamide isomerase — MIVFPAIDLKGGEVVRLAEGDMDRATVYGDNPAAQALIFAEAGAQHLHVVDLDGSFAGRAENREAVEAIIEAFPGYVQLGGGIRTREAVEGWFDLGVARVVMGSAALKDPEFVKDMAREFEGGIVVAVDAKDGMVATEGWAEVSDVPVVDLARRFEDAGVASLLFTDIGRDGLLKGANIDATVDLARRVDIPVIASGGVKGLDDIHVLSLHAHEGIEGVITGRALYEGRLDLAAALAMAARAS, encoded by the coding sequence ATGATCGTTTTCCCCGCCATCGACCTGAAAGGCGGCGAAGTCGTGCGCCTGGCCGAAGGCGATATGGATCGCGCCACTGTCTATGGCGACAATCCGGCGGCGCAGGCGCTGATCTTTGCCGAGGCAGGCGCGCAGCACCTGCATGTGGTCGATTTGGATGGCAGCTTCGCGGGGCGCGCGGAAAACCGCGAAGCGGTTGAGGCGATCATCGAAGCCTTTCCCGGCTACGTCCAGCTGGGCGGCGGCATCCGCACGCGCGAAGCGGTCGAGGGCTGGTTCGACCTGGGCGTGGCGCGGGTGGTGATGGGCTCGGCGGCGCTGAAGGACCCCGAATTCGTCAAGGACATGGCGCGCGAATTCGAAGGCGGTATCGTCGTCGCGGTCGACGCAAAGGACGGCATGGTCGCGACTGAGGGCTGGGCCGAGGTGTCGGACGTGCCCGTGGTCGATCTTGCGCGCCGGTTCGAGGATGCCGGCGTTGCCAGCCTGCTGTTCACCGATATCGGCCGAGATGGCCTGCTGAAAGGCGCCAATATCGACGCGACGGTCGACCTTGCCCGCCGGGTCGATATCCCGGTGATCGCGAGCGGCGGGGTCAAGGGTCTCGACGATATCCACGTCCTTTCGCTCCACGCGCATGAAGGGATCGAAGGCGTGATCACTGGTCGCGCGCTCTATGAAGGGCGGCTCGATCTGGCGGCGGCACTGGCGATGGCGGCCCGCGCATCATGA
- the tolB gene encoding Tol-Pal system beta propeller repeat protein TolB, which translates to MKKLIASLIVLLAAPVAAQDLAQPATEGGVVETEFQAEGGLTGATTDESDWADLGIAIPGFAADRDVATPANANGTAALGREIARVITANLQNNGLFKPVGPNSLPQPSFAEITAPAWGNWRGRGAEMLVHGYVRARADGRLVVGCYLYDVALRDELVREGWVVPPADWRRAAHKCSDIIYARLTGESPFFDSRIAYIAETGPKDRRVKRLAIMDSDGANHRFLTLGSATALTPRYSPDYKRLLYLSYVDGNPRIYVYDIGTGRQTLVTQSTNPTFAPRWSPDGRYILYSMAIAGNTDIYRVPATGGQSVRLTDTPGIDIGGSYSPDGKQIVFESDRSGSQQCYVMNADGTNQRRISFGGGRCATPEWSPRGDQIAFTRIAGDFNIAVMSPNGRNVRALTNGWQDEGPTWAPNGRIVQFFRTERNTGKSALWQVDLTGRNERKLPTPVDGSDPAWGPILP; encoded by the coding sequence ATGAAGAAGTTGATCGCTAGCCTGATTGTGCTGCTTGCCGCGCCAGTAGCCGCGCAGGATCTGGCCCAGCCCGCGACCGAAGGCGGCGTTGTCGAAACCGAATTCCAGGCAGAGGGCGGCCTGACCGGCGCAACTACCGATGAAAGCGACTGGGCGGACCTCGGCATTGCCATCCCCGGCTTTGCCGCCGATCGCGATGTGGCGACGCCGGCCAATGCCAATGGCACCGCCGCGCTGGGGCGCGAGATCGCCCGCGTGATCACCGCCAACCTCCAGAACAATGGCCTGTTCAAGCCGGTCGGGCCGAACAGCCTGCCGCAGCCCAGCTTTGCCGAGATCACCGCCCCGGCGTGGGGCAACTGGCGCGGGCGCGGCGCGGAGATGCTGGTGCATGGCTATGTCCGCGCGCGGGCCGACGGGCGGCTGGTGGTCGGCTGCTATCTCTATGACGTCGCGCTGCGGGACGAGCTCGTGCGCGAGGGCTGGGTGGTCCCGCCCGCCGACTGGCGCCGCGCGGCGCACAAATGTTCGGACATCATCTATGCCCGGCTGACCGGCGAGAGCCCGTTCTTCGACAGCCGCATCGCCTATATCGCGGAGACCGGGCCGAAGGATCGGCGGGTCAAGCGGCTCGCGATCATGGACAGCGACGGTGCCAACCACCGCTTCCTGACGCTCGGCAGCGCCACCGCGCTCACCCCGCGCTATTCACCCGATTACAAGCGGCTGCTCTATCTTTCGTATGTCGACGGTAACCCGCGGATCTATGTCTATGACATCGGCACCGGCCGCCAGACGCTGGTGACGCAAAGCACCAATCCCACCTTCGCCCCGCGCTGGAGCCCGGACGGGCGCTATATCCTCTATTCGATGGCGATTGCCGGCAATACCGATATCTACCGCGTCCCCGCGACCGGTGGGCAGAGCGTGCGGCTGACCGATACGCCCGGCATCGACATCGGCGGCTCCTATTCGCCGGACGGCAAGCAGATCGTGTTCGAAAGCGACCGTTCGGGCAGCCAGCAATGCTATGTCATGAACGCCGACGGCACCAACCAGCGCCGCATCAGCTTTGGCGGCGGGCGCTGCGCCACGCCGGAATGGAGCCCGCGCGGCGACCAGATCGCCTTCACCCGGATCGCGGGTGACTTCAACATCGCGGTTATGAGCCCCAACGGGCGCAACGTGCGCGCGCTGACCAATGGCTGGCAGGACGAAGGCCCGACCTGGGCGCCCAATGGGCGGATCGTGCAGTTCTTCCGGACCGAACGGAATACCGGTAAGTCGGCGCTGTGGCAGGTCGACCTGACTGGCCGCAATGAACGCAAGCTTCCCACCCCGGTCGATGGATCTGACCCCGCCTGGGGACCCATCCTCCCTTAA
- the hisB gene encoding imidazoleglycerol-phosphate dehydratase HisB, with amino-acid sequence MRTARIERNTAETAILVEVNLDGTGKYDVSTGIGFLDHMVEQFSKHSLIDVTMKVSGDLHVDQHHTTEDSALALGQAITQALGDKGGIGRYGSAYSPMDETLSRVALDISGRPYFVWRAGFTQEKLGEWDTELIEHWFHSVSQTAGLTLHVELIYGTNNHHICESIYKGFARAMRTAVELDPRKGGAIPSTKGQLGG; translated from the coding sequence ATGCGCACTGCCCGGATCGAGCGAAACACTGCGGAAACCGCGATTCTCGTCGAGGTGAACCTCGATGGCACTGGAAAATATGACGTTTCCACCGGAATCGGCTTTCTCGACCATATGGTCGAACAGTTTTCCAAGCATTCGCTGATCGATGTCACCATGAAGGTGAGCGGCGATCTGCATGTCGACCAGCACCATACGACAGAAGACAGCGCGCTGGCGCTGGGCCAGGCGATCACCCAGGCGCTGGGCGACAAGGGCGGGATCGGGCGCTATGGCAGCGCCTATTCGCCGATGGACGAAACGCTGTCGCGCGTCGCGCTCGATATCTCGGGGCGCCCGTATTTCGTGTGGCGGGCCGGCTTTACGCAGGAAAAGCTGGGCGAATGGGATACCGAGCTGATCGAGCACTGGTTCCATTCGGTGTCGCAGACGGCCGGGCTGACGCTGCATGTCGAACTGATCTACGGCACCAACAATCACCACATTTGCGAAAGCATCTACAAGGGCTTCGCCCGCGCGATGCGCACGGCGGTAGAGCTTGACCCGCGCAAGGGCGGGGCGATCCCTTCCACCAAGGGACAGCTGGGTGGCTAG
- the hisH gene encoding imidazole glycerol phosphate synthase subunit HisH: MAEALALIDYGAGNLHSVHNALKAAGAEHIAVTSDPDLVRGARRIVLPGVGSFKACAKGLRGIPGMVEALEERVLDHGVPFLGICVGMQLLATRGLEHGATRGLGWIEGEVHLIEPSDPSIKVPHMGWNDVALLPHAKRHPVLEEGEAYFLHSYHFAASDGHDVAAMTDHGEGLVAAVARDNIVGVQFHPEKSQAYGLATLERFLEWRP; encoded by the coding sequence ATGGCTGAAGCTCTGGCCCTGATCGATTACGGCGCGGGCAACCTTCACTCGGTGCACAACGCGCTGAAGGCCGCTGGTGCGGAACATATCGCCGTTACCTCAGATCCGGACCTGGTGCGTGGCGCGCGGCGGATTGTGCTGCCGGGCGTCGGCAGCTTCAAGGCCTGCGCCAAGGGGTTGCGCGGCATTCCGGGCATGGTCGAAGCGCTGGAAGAGCGCGTGCTGGACCACGGCGTGCCGTTCCTCGGCATTTGCGTGGGGATGCAATTGCTGGCCACGCGCGGGCTTGAACACGGCGCCACGCGTGGACTGGGCTGGATCGAGGGCGAGGTGCACCTGATCGAGCCCTCCGATCCGTCGATCAAGGTGCCGCATATGGGCTGGAACGATGTCGCCCTGCTGCCGCATGCCAAGCGCCATCCCGTGCTGGAAGAGGGCGAGGCCTATTTCCTGCACTCCTATCATTTCGCGGCGAGCGACGGCCATGATGTGGCGGCGATGACCGACCATGGTGAAGGGCTGGTGGCGGCGGTCGCACGCGACAACATCGTCGGCGTCCAGTTCCACCCGGAGAAAAGCCAGGCATACGGGTTGGCGACGCTGGAGCGGTTCCTGGAGTGGCGCCCATGA
- the pal gene encoding peptidoglycan-associated lipoprotein Pal, translating to MNTRVATVMLLASATVLGACAKKAPEELPPPPPNQGETATQLPDRAPVGPQVGSQAHFVEAVNGQNVIYFDTDRFNIDSADAAALQTQAQYLARYPQVRITVEGHADERGTREYNLALGERRANAAKNYLVGLGVDASRVATVSYGKERPVALGSNEQAWAQNRRAVSVVIN from the coding sequence ATGAATACACGTGTTGCTACTGTGATGCTGCTGGCTTCCGCCACCGTGCTGGGCGCCTGCGCCAAGAAGGCCCCGGAAGAGCTGCCGCCTCCTCCGCCGAACCAGGGTGAGACGGCCACTCAGCTGCCCGATCGCGCGCCGGTTGGCCCGCAGGTTGGCAGCCAGGCGCATTTCGTCGAGGCGGTGAATGGCCAGAACGTGATCTATTTCGATACTGACCGCTTCAACATCGACAGCGCCGACGCGGCGGCCTTGCAGACGCAAGCGCAGTACCTGGCGCGTTACCCGCAGGTGCGCATCACCGTGGAAGGCCATGCCGACGAGCGCGGCACCCGCGAATACAACCTTGCGCTGGGTGAACGCCGCGCCAATGCGGCGAAGAACTATCTCGTCGGCCTGGGTGTCGATGCCAGCCGCGTGGCGACGGTCAGCTATGGCAAGGAACGCCCGGTCGCACTCGGCTCGAACGAGCAGGCCTGGGCGCAGAACCGCCGCGCGGTCAGCGTGGTGATCAACTAG
- the tolQ gene encoding protein TolQ, whose product MTTSLLTLIAAAPTRLNPLDLFLQADIVVKAVMIGLILASIWVWTIIVSFSVRMGKLERGSRDFEADFWEAEEFDSLTTGRARKDLPPARVAAAGVAEWKRSTQHPPVDRDGTRQRLASTMESQVAKEADDLSERLNFLATVGSVAPFVGLFGTVWGIMNSFFQIGMQESSSLAVVAPGIAEALFATAIGLFAAIPAVIAYNRFSHRVNRFEARLQRFADRFHASLSHELDKA is encoded by the coding sequence ATGACCACCAGCCTGCTTACCCTGATTGCCGCTGCACCCACCCGGCTCAACCCGCTCGACCTGTTCCTGCAGGCAGATATCGTGGTGAAGGCGGTGATGATCGGCCTGATTCTCGCCAGCATCTGGGTGTGGACCATCATCGTGTCGTTCAGCGTGCGCATGGGCAAGCTGGAACGCGGATCGCGCGACTTCGAAGCGGATTTCTGGGAAGCAGAGGAATTTGACAGCCTCACCACCGGCCGCGCGCGCAAGGACCTGCCCCCCGCGCGGGTCGCCGCGGCGGGTGTGGCCGAATGGAAACGCTCGACCCAGCATCCGCCGGTCGATCGTGATGGCACGCGCCAGCGGCTTGCCAGCACCATGGAAAGCCAGGTTGCCAAGGAGGCGGACGATCTTTCGGAACGATTGAACTTCCTCGCCACTGTCGGCTCGGTGGCGCCCTTCGTGGGCCTGTTCGGCACGGTGTGGGGCATCATGAACAGCTTCTTCCAGATCGGCATGCAGGAAAGCTCGTCGCTCGCCGTGGTCGCGCCGGGCATCGCCGAAGCGCTGTTTGCCACCGCGATCGGCCTGTTCGCCGCGATCCCGGCGGTAATCGCCTACAACCGCTTCAGCCACCGCGTGAACCGCTTTGAAGCGCGGCTGCAGCGCTTTGCCGACCGGTTCCATGCGAGCCTGAGCCACGAGTTGGATAAGGCGTGA
- a CDS encoding biopolymer transporter ExbD — protein sequence MAMNLASSGKSGRRSRRAPMAEINVTPFVDVMLVLLIIFMVTAPLLASGVPVELPESRANPIDQTPDQVTISIDPTGAIYVNDKRVEAGGLPDALEGIDRGTDGKGPVIVLRGDRSLDYGRVMAVMGELNRAGFTSISLVTDSSVSPP from the coding sequence ATGGCCATGAACCTCGCCTCCTCCGGCAAGTCCGGCCGCCGCTCGCGCCGTGCGCCGATGGCGGAAATCAACGTCACGCCCTTTGTGGACGTGATGCTGGTGCTGCTGATCATCTTCATGGTCACGGCGCCCTTGCTCGCATCGGGCGTGCCGGTGGAATTGCCTGAAAGCCGCGCCAATCCGATCGACCAGACGCCCGACCAGGTGACGATCTCGATCGATCCGACCGGGGCGATCTACGTCAATGACAAGCGGGTCGAGGCCGGCGGACTGCCCGATGCGCTTGAGGGCATTGACCGCGGTACCGATGGGAAGGGCCCGGTGATCGTGCTGCGCGGCGATCGCAGCCTCGATTATGGCCGGGTGATGGCGGTGATGGGTGAGCTCAACCGCGCCGGCTTCACCTCGATCTCGCTGGTCACCGACAGTTCAGTTTCGCCGCCATAA
- a CDS encoding J domain-containing protein, which translates to MPKATRSNDWGFPRWRGYGSSREATSVRLCDRHGCDEPGDCPAPKAPNSPERWYFCQQHAAEYNSKWDYFEGLDKAEREERARSERRDNSGYAEASHYGWAGSGDGSRSADEMRALEVLELEADVDFAAIKKAWREKAKTVHPDVKPGDKDAAAEFQKLQVAYEVLKAAEERREWRG; encoded by the coding sequence ATGCCTAAGGCGACCCGCTCCAACGACTGGGGTTTCCCGCGCTGGCGCGGCTATGGCAGCTCGCGCGAGGCAACCAGCGTGCGCCTGTGCGACCGGCACGGGTGTGACGAGCCGGGCGATTGCCCCGCGCCCAAGGCGCCCAACAGCCCTGAGCGGTGGTATTTCTGCCAGCAACACGCCGCCGAATACAATTCGAAATGGGATTATTTCGAAGGGCTCGACAAGGCCGAACGCGAGGAGCGCGCGCGCAGCGAACGGCGCGACAATTCGGGCTATGCCGAGGCCTCGCATTACGGCTGGGCCGGCTCGGGTGACGGCAGCCGCAGCGCCGACGAAATGCGCGCGCTCGAAGTGCTCGAGCTGGAAGCGGATGTGGACTTTGCCGCGATCAAGAAGGCCTGGCGCGAAAAGGCCAAGACGGTACACCCCGATGTGAAGCCCGGCGACAAGGACGCCGCCGCCGAATTCCAGAAGCTGCAGGTGGCTTACGAAGTGCTGAAAGCTGCCGAGGAACGCCGGGAGTGGCGGGGTTAG
- a CDS encoding TonB C-terminal domain-containing protein, giving the protein METTALRQDEKIGLAIALALHLALAGVLLFQPGPGEGLEAPERMTVSLTTEVGLQSTAQQIAPDSRAALAPTVAEEVQAPVEASPDSAQRPNRQPPPPRTNARNAVAQPQRPAAQTPPRQATGTQVGENFLEGVGSSRNSDDTRLPADQIGASAQASLRQAINRQLKPHWNAPQGVDVEQLVTILAFRLNEDGSLAGRPRLVRQLGINDANRAQASLHAERAIRAVQLAAPFDLPPEYYNAWKNIAEWRFDRRL; this is encoded by the coding sequence ATGGAAACCACAGCCCTGCGGCAAGACGAGAAGATCGGCCTGGCGATTGCGCTGGCGCTGCATCTTGCGTTGGCGGGGGTGCTATTGTTCCAGCCGGGGCCGGGCGAAGGGCTGGAAGCGCCCGAGCGGATGACGGTAAGCCTCACCACCGAAGTGGGCCTGCAATCCACCGCACAACAGATCGCGCCGGATAGCCGCGCCGCGCTCGCCCCCACTGTGGCGGAGGAAGTGCAGGCGCCGGTCGAGGCCTCGCCTGACAGCGCACAGCGGCCCAATCGCCAGCCGCCCCCGCCGCGCACCAATGCGCGCAATGCCGTGGCGCAGCCACAGCGCCCGGCGGCGCAGACTCCGCCGCGCCAGGCCACGGGCACGCAAGTGGGCGAAAATTTCCTCGAAGGCGTGGGGTCGAGCCGTAACAGCGACGATACGCGCCTCCCCGCCGACCAGATCGGTGCGAGCGCGCAGGCATCGCTGCGGCAGGCGATCAACCGGCAATTGAAGCCGCATTGGAACGCGCCGCAGGGCGTGGATGTCGAACAGCTTGTGACAATTCTGGCGTTTCGGCTTAATGAAGATGGCAGCTTGGCAGGCAGGCCGCGCCTGGTCAGGCAGTTGGGGATCAACGACGCTAACCGCGCGCAGGCCTCGCTCCACGCCGAACGCGCAATTCGCGCCGTCCAACTTGCCGCACCTTTCGATCTACCACCTGAATATTACAACGCCTGGAAGAACATTGCAGAATGGCGTTTTGACAGAAGGCTTTGA